The DNA region AATGTGGTGGATTTTCCGCTGCCGTTCGGCCCTAAAATACCGTAAACATTGCCTTTGTTAATCGTAAACGATAAGTCTTTTACGGCGGTTAAATAGCCGAATTTTTTGGTGAGATTGTTAATGGTAAGTATCGGTTCCAAGCTGTATTGTTTTTATGGACTTTTATGTTCGACGATGCTTCGCTGTTTTTGTTACAGCAATTTCTTCTAGCTTTTTACAGCACATCAACATAATGTCGTAAAGTTTTATTATTTTGAAGTTTGAAAGCACATTGCGGCAACCTTTTTGAATACCATTACAATATGCAAGATTTAAAAATATCGAAGAAAAAACCTTCGTTTCCCATAACACCCAAACTGCACGATTACCTTTCGGAGTATAATCGCGACATGAAAATCCCTATTTTTTATGATGATTTATTACGGTTTCAAGGCTCTATTGTGGTGTACGATAAAGATGATAACGATACGCTTTGGATCAGGGTGTATTACAACGATTTTGAACGGGAGGAAATCGAGCTATCATTAAAAAAAGTGTACACCATTTTGCATTCCGACGGAAATGAAAGCGTATTGCCTTTTTTAAGCGTTGATGCTATTGACTATTGCACCTTCGGAAACTCTAAGCCTTTTCGGATTAAAGTTCGGAATATTTTAAATGACAACTATACATACTTTTACGTAAAAACGGCTGATGCTTCGCGGGTTTATGGTTTGGAATTGGAGCACATGCTTTCGCCGTATAATTTGAACTTTTTGGTTTACAAAGATACTTTAATTGAGGAGCACATTGCTGGTATTCCGGGCGATGAGTTTATCAAAAACTTTCTGCCAAAATGCGATAAATCTGAAAAATCGCAAATTGCCAAAGAGTTTGTAAAATTTAACGAACGCTGTATGATTCGGCTTTTGGGCGACATGCGTTCGTACAATTACGTTATTGTGCCCACCCACGATTTTGATCATGTGGTGTATAAAATTCGTGCCATCGATTTCGATCAGCAGTCCTACGAGGGGAAATTCAATATTTACCGTCCGCAGTTTTTTAAAGAGAATTTGAAAATGGTGGAATTGGTTTCCGAAGGTATGCAAAAACTATCCATTAACCAGTACAAAACCGAAGAGCGTTCCATTTTGGTAAAACGTTTGAAAAGTTTTCACGACCGTATTGATATGTTGTTGGATTGCATGCAAAATGATGTGATTTCTACCGATGAACACATCCATCTTTTAAAAATGAAGATTTTTGAATACACTCAAGATGTGAAGTTCAAGAGGTGCAAAAATATGGGGGAAATCCTTAAGCGTTCTTTGGAGTTTTTAACCCATAATTACGAAAACGTAAGTTTGGATAAGTTGAAGCAGAAGTAAGGTTGAATAGGATTCGTCTTAAAGGCTGCTCGACTCCGTTCGCCCAATTGTTATCTTTTGAATTGGCAGAAACAGTTGGGGTGCCTAAAAGGATTAATTCCAGTTTTCTTCAAAGTCGAGGTTGTCGTAATCGTCGAGGTCTAGGCCATCTTCAAATTCATTGAAATCATCACCTTCATCGGCTTCAAAAACACGGTCTGGAGCGGTGTCTGGCACTTGCCCTTGTACAAACATGAGGTTGGGGTAATCTTGGCCTTCAGCCTCTTCAACAATCTCGGCCAATTCAACGTAAAAAGTCCACATGCTTAAAAAATCGTACACGTAAATCAACTTGGTCTGGGCTTCGTGTACCACGCTTTCCAAAGCTGTTTCGTTCATTAAACGCGCCGAATTATTGTCGCTCAAATCGAATAGTGAAATTTCTTCACCTTGATCCCATTGATCATTGCTTATGTAAAACGAAGCCATTTCAGTACCATCAAATCCAAACGATTGCGTAATAATGTTGTGCAAGTCTTCTAAGGTGTCGGTTTCACGAATCTCCAAATCGCGAAAAACATCCTCATCTGTGGTGTCGTTGTCTAAAATAACTCTAAATCTGTAAATCATGGGATAAAAAAGTTGAACTGCAAAGGTAGGTTATTTATGTTATTTCGAAAAACGGTGTAGGGTAAATGTCATGGCGCTCAACAATAAAAATGCACCAATTTGATGAGCTAAACCCAACCATAGAGGCACGCTCAATAAAATAGTGAAAACCCCCAAAATAAACTGAACAAACACGATAACTACTAAGCTGAGAACACTTTTTTGCTGAATACTTGAGAGTGGTAGTTTTTTCGATTTTATCCAGAGCCATATTAATGCCGCAACAACTAAATATGCCAAAGTTCTATGAACAAATTGAATACCGCTTGGGTTTTCAAATAAATTCTTATAAAACGGTTGTAGTACATAAACCGTATGGTGAATAAACTTCTGCTCGTTCATTAAAGGCCAATGGTTGTGTAGCAATCCAGCTTTTAAACCGGCCACAAAAGCCCCGTAAATAATTTGTAAGATTAGAATGAAAAAACTAAAAATAATCCACTTTCTAAATTTAGGAAACGCAATAGGTTTTCTGTCTGGGTAAATTAAATCTAGAGCCACCCACAGTGTCGCAGCAAAAGTTAAAAAGGCAGTAACTAAGTGAGCTGCGAGCCTAAAGTGGCTAACATCGGGCTGGTCTACCAAACCGCTTTTAACCATGTACCACCCTAAAAAGCCTTGAAACGCTCCTAAGGCCATTAAAATGAAACTTTTTTTAATGGTGCTTTTGGTAAGTTGTTTAGTTATTAAGAAATACAAAAACGGAATGAAAAACACCATGCCAATTAACCGACCAATAACTCTGTGCAGCCACTCCCAGAAATAAATTTCCTTGAAATCGTCGAGCTCAAAGTGGTAGTTTAGTTTTTGGTATTCTGGATATTGTTTGTAAAGGTTAAAGGCTTCTTGCCATTCGGCCTCATTAAGTGGCGGGATGGTGC from Tamlana crocina includes:
- a CDS encoding COX15/CtaA family protein; protein product: MANSKKDNKKVIYWLLTGCLLIFIMVFVGGITRLTDSGLSISNYKLITGTIPPLNEAEWQEAFNLYKQYPEYQKLNYHFELDDFKEIYFWEWLHRVIGRLIGMVFFIPFLYFLITKQLTKSTIKKSFILMALGAFQGFLGWYMVKSGLVDQPDVSHFRLAAHLVTAFLTFAATLWVALDLIYPDRKPIAFPKFRKWIIFSFFILILQIIYGAFVAGLKAGLLHNHWPLMNEQKFIHHTVYVLQPFYKNLFENPSGIQFVHRTLAYLVVAALIWLWIKSKKLPLSSIQQKSVLSLVVIVFVQFILGVFTILLSVPLWLGLAHQIGAFLLLSAMTFTLHRFSK